Proteins encoded within one genomic window of Thermococcus celer Vu 13 = JCM 8558:
- a CDS encoding ABC transporter ATP-binding protein, with protein MIGVEGLVRRFGSTVAVKGITFNVNDGEIYGLLGPNGSGKSTTMKILAGIIPPSGGRVVVNGIDVSRDPLRVKEVVGYVPETPLLYESLTPVEFFNFVGSVRGIPREELGERVETLVRAFGIERYLGETIGGLSFGTKQKISLISAMLHDPQVLILDEAMNGLDPKSARILRELLLGFKEEGKSIVFSTHVLALAETICDRVGVIYNGEIIAEGTVDELKEFAHEESLEDVFLKLTESQEEVAAIVGALREAF; from the coding sequence ATGATAGGGGTCGAGGGCCTCGTCAGGAGGTTCGGTTCTACGGTCGCTGTCAAAGGGATCACGTTCAACGTTAATGACGGAGAGATATACGGTCTCCTCGGGCCCAACGGGAGCGGAAAGAGCACCACCATGAAGATCCTCGCCGGGATAATCCCGCCGAGCGGTGGGAGGGTCGTCGTCAACGGAATCGACGTTTCCAGGGATCCCCTGCGGGTGAAGGAGGTGGTCGGCTACGTCCCCGAAACACCCCTTCTCTACGAGAGCCTGACGCCGGTGGAGTTCTTCAACTTCGTGGGGAGCGTGAGGGGGATCCCGCGGGAGGAACTTGGGGAGCGAGTTGAGACCCTCGTCAGGGCCTTCGGGATAGAGAGGTACCTCGGTGAGACGATAGGCGGCCTCAGCTTTGGAACAAAACAGAAGATATCCCTCATCTCGGCGATGCTCCACGACCCGCAGGTTCTGATACTGGACGAGGCGATGAACGGCCTCGATCCAAAGAGCGCGAGGATCCTGAGGGAATTGTTGCTCGGCTTCAAGGAGGAGGGAAAGAGTATAGTCTTCTCCACCCACGTCCTTGCGCTGGCGGAGACGATATGCGACCGCGTCGGGGTCATCTACAACGGCGAGATAATAGCGGAGGGGACGGTGGATGAACTCAAGGAGTTCGCCCACGAGGAGAGCCTGGAGGACGTCTTCCTCAAGCTCACGGAGAGCCAGGAAGAGGTCGCCGCCATAGTAGGGGCCCTCAGGGAGGCCTTTTAG
- a CDS encoding diphthine--ammonia ligase, whose product MRVAVLYSGGKDSNYALYWALREGFEVKYLVSMVSERDDSYMYHVPNIGLTELQAKAAGIPLVKGFTSGEKEREVEDLKDVLEGLNVQGVVAGALASEYQKRRVDRVAGELGLKSFAPAWHRDPVDYMREIIRLFDVVVVGVSAYGLDESWLGRKIDEKALEELVKLHGKYGIHVAGEGGEYETFVRDAPFFRARVVFDEVEKRWDNCSYSGVLEVKGAHLEPKGARA is encoded by the coding sequence ATGCGGGTTGCGGTGCTCTACTCGGGCGGGAAGGACTCCAACTACGCCCTTTACTGGGCCTTGAGGGAAGGCTTCGAGGTGAAATACCTCGTCTCGATGGTGAGCGAGAGGGACGACAGCTACATGTACCACGTTCCCAACATAGGCCTCACCGAGCTACAGGCTAAAGCCGCTGGAATCCCGCTCGTCAAGGGCTTCACGAGCGGTGAGAAGGAGAGGGAAGTTGAGGACCTCAAGGACGTCCTCGAGGGGCTTAACGTCCAGGGCGTCGTCGCCGGGGCCCTCGCGAGCGAGTACCAGAAGAGGCGCGTCGACAGGGTCGCCGGGGAGCTGGGACTGAAGAGCTTCGCCCCGGCGTGGCACCGCGACCCCGTTGACTACATGCGTGAGATAATTCGTCTCTTCGACGTGGTCGTGGTCGGCGTCTCCGCCTACGGCCTCGATGAGAGCTGGCTCGGGAGGAAAATTGACGAGAAGGCCCTCGAGGAGCTCGTTAAGCTCCACGGAAAGTATGGGATCCACGTCGCCGGGGAAGGCGGTGAATACGAGACCTTCGTGAGGGACGCGCCCTTCTTCAGGGCGAGGGTGGTCTTTGACGAGGTCGAGAAGAGGTGGGACAACTGCAGTTACTCCGGCGTGCTCGAGGTGAAGGGGGCCCACCTCGAGCCGAAGGGGGCGAGGGCTTAG
- a CDS encoding bifunctional L-myo-inositol-1-phosphate cytidylyltransferase/CDP-L-myo-inositol myo-inositolphosphotransferase translates to MAPKTAVVLAAGLGTRIGERPKGLLRVAGREILYRTLTLLSRNGVDRFVIVTNERYAPLYREFVERHGFNTELVINPEPEKGNGHSLHLARERVSGEFVLVMSDHVYGEEFVARAVKGRGLVADRRPEWVSLGEATKVWVENGRVKEIGKNLDEWDAVDTGFFVLDGGIFSVTGALEMDRGGDYPLSEVVKRAGLPVTFVDGLPWTDVDTPEDVKRARKMLVSTAVKGSGDGFISRHLNRKISTRLSYLLTERATPNAMTAVTFVLGILSALTTLISLPLAGVLYQLSSILDGVDGELARAGLRTSRFGGYLDSILDRYADGAFLTLLAYSTLKEPLWYAVALLALLGSVMVSYSTERFKAAYCEDAYGTIPALRRLPGKRDERIFMTMLFLLYPVEASVKALFLLLAAVTNLRVIMTAWLVRREKSGRPES, encoded by the coding sequence ATGGCTCCAAAAACGGCGGTGGTTCTGGCGGCCGGCCTCGGAACGAGGATTGGGGAGAGGCCCAAGGGGCTCCTGAGGGTGGCCGGAAGGGAGATCCTGTACAGGACGCTCACCCTTCTGAGCCGAAACGGCGTCGATAGGTTCGTGATAGTTACCAACGAGCGCTACGCCCCCCTCTACCGCGAGTTCGTTGAGAGGCACGGTTTCAACACCGAACTGGTAATCAACCCCGAACCAGAGAAGGGAAACGGACACTCGCTCCATCTCGCCCGGGAGAGGGTCTCCGGGGAGTTCGTCCTCGTAATGAGCGACCACGTCTACGGCGAGGAGTTCGTGGCGAGGGCGGTTAAGGGGAGGGGCCTCGTAGCCGACAGGAGACCGGAATGGGTGAGCCTGGGGGAAGCGACGAAGGTATGGGTCGAAAACGGAAGGGTAAAGGAGATAGGGAAGAACCTGGACGAATGGGACGCCGTCGATACGGGCTTCTTCGTCCTTGACGGGGGAATATTCAGCGTAACCGGGGCGCTGGAGATGGACAGGGGAGGGGACTATCCCCTGAGCGAGGTCGTGAAAAGGGCGGGGCTCCCGGTTACGTTCGTCGACGGTCTCCCCTGGACCGACGTTGACACCCCGGAAGACGTGAAAAGGGCAAGGAAAATGCTCGTCTCGACTGCGGTTAAGGGAAGCGGCGACGGTTTCATCAGCAGGCACCTCAACAGGAAAATTTCAACCAGGCTAAGCTACCTCCTCACCGAGCGGGCCACCCCCAACGCGATGACCGCCGTTACCTTTGTCTTGGGGATTCTCTCAGCCCTGACAACCCTCATCAGTCTCCCGCTGGCGGGGGTACTCTACCAGCTGAGCTCCATACTGGACGGGGTGGACGGGGAGCTCGCGAGGGCCGGGCTGAGGACGAGCCGCTTCGGGGGTTACTTGGATTCCATCCTCGACCGCTACGCTGACGGAGCCTTTCTCACCCTCCTGGCCTATTCGACTCTGAAAGAGCCCCTCTGGTACGCAGTGGCACTCCTGGCACTCCTCGGCTCGGTGATGGTGAGCTACTCCACGGAGCGCTTCAAAGCGGCGTACTGTGAGGACGCCTACGGGACGATTCCAGCCCTGAGAAGACTCCCCGGAAAGAGGGACGAGAGGATCTTCATGACGATGCTCTTCCTGCTGTACCCCGTTGAGGCATCCGTCAAGGCGCTCTTCCTCCTCCTCGCCGCGGTAACGAACCTCCGGGTTATCATGACGGCGTGGCTGGTGCGGAGGGAAAAATCAGGCCGTCCCGAGAGTTAA
- a CDS encoding inositol-3-phosphate synthase: MVRVVILGQGYVASIFASGLEKIKAGKMEPYGVPLGDELPIKIRDVEIVGSYDVDASKVGKDLHDVVKAYDPDAPESLKGITIRKGIHLGSLRNLPLKAVGLDDEMTLSEAVEHLVEEWKELKPDVIVNVCTTEAFVPFESREELERAIAEDRKDRLTAVQVYAYAAARYAKEVGGAAFVNAIPTLIANDPAFVELARESNLVVFGDDGATGATPLTADVLSHLAQRNRKVLDIAQFNIGGNNDFLALTDKERNRSKEFTKSSVVKDLLGYDAPHYIKPTGFLEPLGDKKFIAMHIEYVSFNGAHDEIVITGRINDSPALAGLLVDLVRLGKMAVEKKAFGTVYEVNAFYMKNPGPKEKPNIPRIIAHEKVRMWAGLKPRWL; this comes from the coding sequence ATGGTCAGGGTTGTGATACTCGGACAGGGCTACGTTGCCAGCATATTCGCGAGCGGCCTGGAGAAGATAAAGGCCGGAAAGATGGAGCCCTATGGAGTCCCGCTGGGGGATGAGCTCCCGATTAAGATCAGGGACGTTGAGATAGTCGGTTCCTACGACGTGGACGCGTCCAAGGTCGGAAAGGACCTCCACGACGTCGTCAAGGCCTACGACCCCGATGCCCCCGAGAGCCTCAAGGGGATAACTATCAGGAAGGGAATCCATCTGGGAAGCCTGAGGAACCTCCCGCTCAAGGCGGTCGGCCTCGACGACGAGATGACGCTGAGCGAGGCGGTGGAGCACCTCGTGGAGGAGTGGAAGGAGCTAAAACCAGATGTCATCGTCAACGTCTGCACCACAGAGGCCTTCGTTCCCTTCGAGAGCAGGGAGGAACTTGAGCGGGCCATCGCCGAGGACAGGAAGGACAGACTGACGGCCGTTCAGGTCTACGCCTACGCCGCCGCCAGGTACGCCAAAGAGGTTGGAGGAGCCGCCTTCGTCAACGCCATTCCGACGCTGATAGCCAACGACCCGGCTTTCGTCGAGCTCGCGAGGGAGAGCAACCTGGTGGTATTCGGGGACGACGGTGCCACGGGGGCGACGCCGCTCACCGCCGACGTGTTGAGCCACCTCGCCCAGAGGAACCGCAAGGTCCTCGACATAGCCCAGTTCAACATCGGCGGAAACAACGACTTCCTGGCGTTAACTGACAAGGAGAGGAACAGGAGCAAGGAGTTCACGAAGAGCTCGGTCGTCAAGGACCTACTCGGCTACGACGCGCCGCACTACATCAAGCCCACCGGCTTCCTCGAGCCCCTCGGCGACAAGAAGTTCATCGCCATGCACATCGAGTACGTCAGCTTCAACGGCGCCCACGACGAGATAGTAATCACGGGCAGGATAAACGACAGTCCGGCCTTAGCGGGCCTGCTCGTCGACCTCGTCAGGCTCGGGAAGATGGCGGTCGAGAAGAAGGCCTTCGGAACGGTTTACGAGGTCAACGCCTTCTACATGAAGAACCCCGGACCGAAGGAGAAGCCCAACATCCCGCGCATAATAGCCCACGAGAAGGTCAGGATGTGGGCCGGCCTGAAGCCGAGATGGCTCTGA
- a CDS encoding DUF4443 domain-containing protein, with the protein MGWKRGAYPEFTLEDAVAVLFMLRNPTGRKAVSEALELGEGSVRTLLRKISQRGLIHSTQRGHSLNGEGMKLLERISENFSEARRVGEVDGYPAYGLVVRKPPAFKSIELRDEAIRFFARGAMILIVKNGEPVFPEDGRPLSQTMPELAEGIKRLFKLNDGDLVVVTWAGKEAHAIKSAYHVALALKGGEVPGEITSLVR; encoded by the coding sequence ATGGGCTGGAAGAGGGGAGCCTATCCCGAGTTCACGCTTGAGGACGCCGTCGCGGTTCTCTTCATGCTCCGGAATCCGACGGGGAGAAAGGCCGTATCAGAAGCTCTGGAGCTTGGTGAGGGCAGTGTTAGAACGCTTTTGAGGAAGATCTCACAGCGAGGGCTCATTCACTCGACCCAGCGCGGGCACTCGCTCAACGGGGAGGGGATGAAACTCCTCGAAAGGATCTCGGAAAACTTCTCGGAGGCCCGGCGAGTTGGCGAGGTTGACGGTTACCCCGCCTACGGCCTCGTGGTGAGGAAACCGCCCGCCTTTAAGAGCATCGAGCTCCGCGACGAGGCCATACGCTTCTTCGCCAGGGGCGCGATGATACTCATAGTGAAGAACGGCGAACCCGTTTTCCCCGAGGATGGAAGGCCGCTGAGCCAGACCATGCCCGAACTCGCGGAGGGCATCAAGAGATTATTCAAGCTCAACGACGGTGACCTTGTCGTGGTTACCTGGGCAGGGAAGGAGGCGCACGCGATAAAGAGCGCCTACCACGTGGCATTGGCCCTCAAGGGTGGCGAGGTCCCGGGCGAGATAACTTCCCTCGTGAGGTGA
- the pyrF gene encoding orotidine-5'-phosphate decarboxylase, which translates to MKRLILALDVYERERALEIAECTADYLWAVKVNWPLIIGSGLGIVTELKQVTGLPVIADLKLADIPNTNGLIARRVFGAGADYVIAHGFTGRDSVKAVMELGETIIVVEMSHPGAREFIQPATDKLIELTNELEPFGVIAPATRPERVSYIRSRLKDGIKILTPGVGAQGGKAGEVLKAGADYIIVGRSIYESENPRESARRLHEEILGV; encoded by the coding sequence ATGAAAAGGCTCATACTCGCCCTCGACGTTTACGAGAGGGAGCGGGCGCTCGAGATAGCCGAGTGCACCGCCGACTACCTCTGGGCGGTGAAGGTCAACTGGCCCCTGATAATCGGTTCGGGTTTGGGCATCGTAACCGAGCTCAAGCAGGTCACGGGACTGCCGGTGATAGCCGACCTAAAGCTCGCCGACATACCGAACACCAACGGGCTGATAGCGAGGAGAGTTTTCGGGGCCGGGGCGGACTACGTCATAGCCCACGGCTTCACAGGGAGGGACAGCGTTAAAGCCGTCATGGAGCTCGGGGAAACGATAATCGTCGTGGAGATGAGCCATCCCGGTGCGAGGGAGTTCATACAGCCGGCGACGGATAAGCTGATAGAGCTGACCAACGAGCTCGAGCCCTTCGGCGTCATAGCGCCCGCAACGAGGCCCGAGAGGGTTTCCTACATCCGCTCGAGGCTCAAGGATGGTATCAAAATCCTGACGCCCGGCGTCGGTGCCCAGGGGGGCAAAGCCGGGGAGGTTTTAAAGGCCGGCGCCGATTACATCATAGTCGGTCGCTCCATATACGAAAGCGAAAACCCGCGTGAGAGCGCCAGAAGACTCCACGAGGAGATCCTGGGGGTGTAA
- a CDS encoding RNA-binding protein, which yields MELKVKHPLSKKEIKEIIREMEGTFGEEIAKKMLRKKDRVEVAEFDRTTEILLVNGRPFFIRRKDLIFPLVIALYELSNEEDLRKWPRRVVVDAGAVPFILKGADVMAAGITDADENIKEGDFVFVVEEDYGRPLAIGVALMDGKAMKEKPRGKAVKNIHHARDRIWELTVG from the coding sequence ATGGAGCTTAAGGTCAAACACCCGCTCAGCAAGAAGGAGATAAAGGAGATAATCCGCGAGATGGAGGGGACGTTCGGCGAGGAGATCGCCAAGAAGATGCTCCGCAAGAAGGACAGGGTTGAGGTGGCCGAGTTCGACAGGACGACGGAGATACTCCTCGTCAACGGCAGACCCTTCTTCATCAGGAGAAAGGACCTTATATTCCCTCTGGTCATCGCCCTCTACGAGCTCTCCAACGAGGAGGACCTGAGGAAGTGGCCGCGGAGGGTCGTTGTGGACGCCGGCGCGGTGCCCTTCATCCTCAAGGGTGCCGACGTCATGGCCGCGGGGATAACCGACGCCGATGAAAACATCAAAGAGGGGGACTTCGTCTTCGTCGTCGAGGAGGACTACGGGAGGCCCCTCGCGATAGGTGTGGCGCTGATGGACGGAAAGGCCATGAAGGAGAAGCCCAGGGGAAAGGCGGTGAAGAACATCCACCACGCCAGGGACAGGATCTGGGAACTGACGGTGGGCTGA